The Camarhynchus parvulus unplaced genomic scaffold, STF_HiC, whole genome shotgun sequence genome segment CAGCGGCTGTCCCCCCCTGGTGACGTGCACCAGGTGCTCCCCCACCTCCTGCGGGACAAACGAGATACCTGCGGGGACAGGAACGTGTCACacgcggggacagggacatggcaaTGTCacacatggggacagggacatgtcacacgcggggacagggacacggaaatgtcacacacagggacacgggaatgtcacacacagggacagggacacgggaatgtcacacgcggggacagggacacgggaatgtcacacacggggacagggacatggcaaTGTCACACATGGGGACAATGTcacacatggggacacagggacacagggacagcagctgtcCCCCCCTGGTGACGTGCACCAGGTGCTCCCCCACCTCCTGCGGGACAAACGAGATacctgcggggacagggacgtGTCACacgcggggacagggacatggcaaTGTcacacatggggacacagggacatgtcacacacggggacagggacatggaaatgtcacacacagggacacgggaatgtcacatgctgggacagggacacgggaatgtcacacacagggacagggatgtgttacacacggggacagggacacgggaatgtcacacacggggacagggacacagggacacggaaACGTcacacacggggacagggacacagaacCTGGTTCAGGTCACTctcctcaatgtccccagtgatgtccccagtgtctccACACCCAGGTGGCCCCCACCGTTTGGTGCAGCTCCGTCTGTCCCAATGTCACTGCCCTCACCCAGGTGGCCGGGCCGCAGGGCTCCATTCATGTCACCTTCACCCTGTCCCACTGGTCGCTTTAGCGTGCGGCTCCGTCCCATCCACTCCAATGTCCCATATGTCCCCACGGTGGCCCAGGTGATGTGTcctgtcccaatgtccccaatgatgtccccaatgtccccactgatgtccccaatgtccccactgatGTCCCCTCTCACCGAGGTGGCCGTCCCGGAGCCGTTTGAGCGTGCAGGGctccatgtccccaatgtccccaatgatgtccccaatgtccccaatgatgtccccaatgtccccagtgtcccctctcaCCGAGGTGGCCGTCCCGGAGCCGTTTGAGCGTGCAGGGctccatgtccccaatgtccccaatgtccccaatgatgtcccaatgatgtccccaatgtccccactgatGTCCCCTCTCACCCAGGTGGCCGTCCCTTTGGCGTGCAGGGctccatgtccccaatgtccccaatgtccccaatgatgtccccactgatgtccccaatgtccccagtgtccctctcACCGAGGTGGCCGTCCCGGAGCCGTTTGAGCGTGCAGGGCtccgtgtccccaatgtccccaatgtccccagtgatgtccccaatgatgtccccaatgtcccattgtccccaatgatgtcccctCTCACCGAGGTGGCCGTCCCGGAGCCGTTTGAGCGTGCAGGGCTCCGTGTCCCCATCtcccaatgatgtccccaatgtccccaatgatgtccccaatgatgtcccctCTCACCGAGGTGGCCGTCCCGGAGCCGTTTGAGCGTGCAGGGCTccgtgtccccaatgtgtccccaatgtccccaatgatgtccccaatgtccccatgtccctctcACGGGTGGCCGTCCGAGCCGTGCAGGGctccatgtccccaatgtccccagtgatgtccccaatgtccccactgatGTCCCCTCTCACCCCCATTGTACTCCATGTCCCAGTGATTCCCCAATTCCCCACAATTCCCAatccccagtgatgtcccagCAATTCAATATTCCAATgatgtcccaatgtccccagtgatgtccccaatgtccccaatgatgtcccctCTCACCGAGGTGGCCGTCCCGGAGCCGTTTGAGCGTGCAGGGCTCCgtgtccccaatgatgtccccaatgtccccaatgtcgtccccaatgtccccactgatGTCCCCTCTCACCGAGGTGGCCGTCCCGGAGCCGTTTGAGCGTGCAGGGCTCGCGCCGCCCCGAGGGCGCGGTGACGGTGGCGCTCAGCTGGCTCaggtccccaatgtcccccatgTCCAGCGGGATCTCGGCCGAGGCGCCGACCTTGAGGTGGGACTGGCGCAGGGAATCGtcacctgcggggacagcggggtcaCCCGGGGTCACCCGGGGGTCAGAGGGGTCACCCAGGGGTCACCCAGGGGTCACCCAGGGGTCAGCAGGGTCAcccaggggacagtggggacacccaggggtcacccaggggacagtggggtcattttggggtttttttgtgtggatttttctcattttttcagggtttttttccgttttttcccccattttgtGTTTCTCACCCGTGATCCTGGCGGTGAAGGGGCTGCCGGCGATGTGCCAGTGACCCCAGGTCAGGTTTTTAGtagtttttttgggatttttctcattttttctcagtttttttttggtttttttcaggtttttttttgttttttccccaatgtttgtgttttttccccgATTTTGTGTTTCTCACCCGTGATCCTGGCGGTGAAGGGGCTGCGGGCGATGTGCCAGTGACCCCAGGTGGATTTCTAGTcgttttttggggatttctctcttttttttcacaggttttctcggtttttttcagggtttttttgggtttttttcagtttttttgtattttttccccaatgtttgtgtgttttcccCGATTTCGTGTTTCTCACCCGTGATCCTGGCGGTGAAGGGGCTGCCGGCGATGTGCTTGTCGTTGTACTTGACCACGATGCCGTAGTCGCCGGGCAGCACGGGCAGGTAGGACACGGAGCAGGTGCCGTCACCGTTGTCCTGGCAGCTGATCTCGGCCTTGGAGGGACCCTCCACGGCCAGGGACAAACCCCCTGgggcggggacacggggacagtgaGGGACCCTCCACGGCCAGGGAACCTACATGGGGAAGTGAAACCAGCAGGAACCTGGGGAAGGGGAATGAAcagagggaagcagggctggagccctccagggGGACAACCTGGGATAAGTGagggacagcggggggacagCCCCCtgggggacagtgagggacCCTAGCAGGAGGAACGGGGAATGGGAGTGAGGCACCAGGAGGATGGGACAGtaggaagaggaaaatggagAATGGGGAAGTGAGGCCGGGGACGGGTTaggggtgaggggagggaggaacgtggaaggaaaatggaagtgagggagggaaggatggggatgggagtgGGACTGGGAGTGCctacagagggacagggacagcatggGGCAGTtagggacagccagggacagcctgggacagggcGGGGTGAGGgaccctccagcccagcccctggggacacgggggacatggggacagtggggcCCCACGGCAGGGCAACTGGGGCacgggacatggggacagtgagggacagccagggacagcccggGGAAGTGGAGGGAGAGGGACCCTAGGCAGGGACGGGGAGGGACGGGGAGTGGGACCGCCAGGCTGGGGACAATGaggacacaggcacaggggcagagaggagggacagggacagcccccctggggacacggggacatggggacagtgagggacagccagggacagcccgggggcagcctgggacagggacagcgtgAGGGACCCTCCACGgccagggacagtggggacacagggacagttaGGGACAGTGAGGGAAGGACAaacctggggcacagggacgTGAGGGAagcaggggacagctgggacaggggacagcgtGAGGGACCCTCCGagggggggctggggacacagggacacagggacagtgagggaccCCACGCGGGACAGCCCCCCtatggggacagtgagggacagcccagggcgccctggggacacgggctggggacagcgacagcagggacagccctggggcacGGGGATGGGGAGTGAGGGACAGCGAGGGACAGCccccctggggacacggggacatggggacagcgaggggggacagcccgggacagccagggacagggacagcgtgAGGGACCCTCCTCGGCCAGGGACAGCCCCCCTGGGGACAAACggacacatggggacagtgagggacagtGACAGCCCCCCTGGGGAGCAGGCCAGGGCCAGGACTTCCaggtgtccccactgtccccactgtccccagtgccccgTGACcgccccagctgtccccattgtccccagtgtccccattgtccccagagTACCCATTGtctccagtgtccccattgtccccaatgtccccactgtccccagtgtccccattgtccccattgtccccaatgtccccaatgtccccattgtccccagtgtccccactgtccccaatgtccccactgtccccaatgtccccagtgtccccaatgtccccagtgtccccattgtccccaatgtccccagtgtccccaatgtccccaatgcccccaatgtccccaatgtccccaatgtccccagtgtccccatcgtccccattgtccccattgtccccattgtccccaatgtccccaatgtccccaatgtctccattgtccccaa includes the following:
- the LOC115917167 gene encoding filamin-A-like, encoding MGTLETMGGLSLAVEGPSKAEISCQDNGDGTCSVSYLPVLPGDYGIVVKYNDKHIAGSPFTARITGDDSLRQSHLKVGASAEIPLDMGDIGDLSQLSATVTAPSGRREPCTLKRLRDGHLGISFVPQEVGEHLVHVTRGGQLLSLCPCVPMCDIVPMCDIAMSLSPCISFVPQEVGEHLVHVTRGGQPLPRSPLAVTISQAELGDASRVLLRGPGLSEGTTFQPAQFTIDTRQAG